The genomic interval ACGACCCGCAGGCATGACAGGTAGCTGAATATGTAGATGGGGAACACCCAGCCTGAGTAATAGACAAGGGGGTGCCCCTGCCACCCTCACCATCTCCACGGTATCCATCCAGAACATAAAGCTGTCCACGAACACATCCGCCCGAGCATCGCTGGCACACAGGAATCTCAGTGGACCCGTGTATTCGTACGGAGAAATGTGGTACGCTGTGGTGCTCGCAGATCGTGAGCTCAATCCAGAGATGCTAAATGGTCTCCCGGGGTGACCTTGTATCCCCGGGACAGTCCCGTTGGCTTCGGATCGAGTCCCTGCACCGTTCTGGTTCCTGTCATTGCGCTGGCCTGATCCCGGTTGCATGGGATTTTGCATGAGATTTTGCATGGGATTTTGCATGGGATTTTGCCCTGGATTTTGCCCAGGATTTTGCCCAGCTTGCCCGGGCACAGCTGGCCCCGGCCCAGCTGGGGTGATAGGCGATACCGGGGTTACCTGCTCCACATGTGTGAGGACAGTTGAGGGGATGTCGGCATCTCTCTCCATGTCATTAGCTGGGGagagaaagtaaaataatacagaaaaacTGCTCATTTCCCTCAGTTGCACCAACTACTGGCTACTGGAGCCAAAGAAGTTCAAATAGTTCTTGATAGATAAACCTATATTTGTTGCCTCCCAGCTCCTGCAATGTAGAAGTTCAGGAACTAAAGCCCTCTATGGGTGAGGGATTTGTGTGTTATGTTCAGAGAGCTCACTCACCATGGCCTGTCAGTCTGCAGTGGCGTATCCTCTCCACAACGTCAATACAGATGAGGGAGAAGAGGACTAGTGACACAGGGAGCTCCGTGAACGTATCATACTTCATGTTGTTATTTATCTGAACCTAGGGAAACAGCAGGAAATCACAAGTTGatcatattaatatattttatggGATTACTTCCAATCAATTTAGAACCCATCTGTTCCATCTGGAGGATATAAGGATCCTTGCACCAATGCTTTACATATACATGTCTGACCTCCTCTGGATCTGTGGGCAGCGCTGGTATTTCCCTGAGTCAGGACTTCATGCCAACAGGACACAGAACAAAGCAGACAAGCTGGTAATCTTAGCAGAATTTATGGCCCTTGTGTAAAAGACACCAGATAAGCAAAAGCCAAAAGGTCAGCTTGGGCTCTAGAAAGGGCcacataaaaaaagcaaatgggACCTGGGTTGCAGccagagaggaagtgaaaaTGTGCCTCATGGACAGATGATATGACAGCttggacaggaagaggaaacaagCTGCTTATCAGTAGCACCTTATCCATATTCATCTCCTGAGAGGCAAAGAGTTCCTCACAAATCATCACCTTTATTCCACTCTCGGATGCCTCACACCGGGATTACGCAAAGTTCTGGCGAGTATTTAGGTTTAAAGAAGCATGTTTTTGATGATAGACGCAAAACAACTACTTCTCATAAAACACATGACACACTCCACACCGTGCAGTACCTCAGAACTGGCGATGAGAAAGGCAAAGCAGGGTAATGTGGACAGGATCACATATACGAGGGCCACAGGCCTCCTGATGCAAAgacaaaggagaggaaagaagtaAGAAAGGAACACAAAGGCAGTTGCAGGACTTGCTAACTCATGATATTCGCCAGGCGAGTGCAGTCCAAACCATCAGGTCAGGTCTCAGTCAGTGCGGCGCTGCTCACCACACCACTGTCATCAGGACCAATGTGGTAGAAACTCACCACTTCTTCCTCCCAATGAGAAACTTCTTTTTGACGAAGACCATGTACTTCATAGGTACCCAGACCAGCAGGGCGGTGGAGGTGACGTAGGCGATGGAGGAGGCCACGATCAGCCAGTAGGCCGTGCTGCCGTCTCGGGGGGGCTGTGCGGACGTTTTGACCTTAGCTACGATGACGGCGAACCTCTGCATGACGATGAAGAGCGGCACGCACAGGCCTGCAAACTGCAGCACCTCGCACAGGGCGAACTTCAGCGTCCTCCCCGAGCCCATGCTGTGGTgctcaaaaaaagaaaaagaagggagGGAGACGGGGGCTGTTGTCGCAGTGAGGCGACCCCTGTCCCTCTGAGGGCTGGTCAGGCCTCAGACCGCTGCATTGTCTGCCCCCCACCAGCATGTTCCACACAGCACAGCCCTGCTCTCTGCTCACCAACTGCTTACACTGCACTAGGCTTTGTGTGGCATGCTGTGACGGGATGTGACTGCTCTTTACCTACAGGATCAAAACAAAGGTCGTCTACCTCAACACCCTGAAGGATATAGATACATCTCATTGAGGGATTATGTcttaaaaacatactttaaatCAGTGCCTTTGAAGCTAACATCCCATCAACTAGGCAAATTAGATAACGTCAATTCATCTGAGTATCTGAAAAGCATGTAGCTCTGCATTTGATACCCTTTATTCTCCAAAACCAGCAAATATAAGTGGACTTGATTAACACCCACAGTAAGAGCAGCATCCAAAACACTTGTAGCTCTTTTCATATGTATAGATCGCCCTCTCGTGGCAAAGTGTGATAAGAATTCAACAACATATCATAACTagagtggttaaaaaaaaaaaacactctaacatactgtatacatctTCAGCAAATTCAGGTAAATGTGAAACATCGGGTGTCTTTATAATGACAGTGATATTACACTTTCTTCCCTTGAAAAGAAGGCTACTGAGCTATTgaagtgtttaaataaataatccatCCACACACATTATGTCATACCCATATGTGACATTTGGTTATGAATCAGAAATGTGCTGTTTACTAGTTAAATCTACATTACTGGTAATATTATTAGGTATTCTCATTCTAAGTGCTTTAAAAACCTGTTCTTgtctttgagtaaaataaaactgtgGAGTTGAATAAGTGTATTTCTAAAGTTGTGCTGCTTTCAAAGGTGCAGTACTCAGTGCACAAttgaacacaaataaataactaatCATTCAATATGCATCACCGGAATATATACACTACCTAGGCCTAAATCGACACTACCAGGGATacaggatttgtttttctcccactATAATGAGAGTCCCTGTCCCACCGGCAGGCCACGCACTTGTCTCAGTCCCGCGAGAGAGGGGCGCATGGATGGATGACCCCGCTGCTCCCCTCCCCACCAGCCCCAGCTGTCAGCTCCCTTCCTGACTTCCCCACCCTGCCCCCGGTACCATGGCGTCCAGCGAGGAGGACGGCACGGTTGAGgagaaggaaaacaacaacaagaggagAACGAAAAGCGCCCTCGCTACAGCATGGCTCACTTTCTACAACATCGCCATGACCGCCGGGTACGTGCGTAATAATCCGCGCGCCGCCGATTAATAAGAAAAGCCTAGAAGTTAGCCGCTCCCTAAAACTCTGTAAGCGTGTGTTGCTGTTTATAGGACAGTGTCTCTGTGGCAAGCCGAAAGTGCCTGTTCAGCTCGCTTAATATAGCGGCTAACAGGAGCAGGGGAAACCTGAGTAAACTGTTTGATATTTAGAAAATACATGGAAATAAAAGGGAGATTTGTGCGAGTGTTAGGAAATGAATGAATGGCGTTTGGTAAAGTGACAGGCTGGGGCTGAAGCCGTGTCCAAATAGGGCTGACTGTCAGCGTCGAGGCCCACAGTGCACCACAGTTGCAGTGATAAGTATAGCCGGAGCGCGCTGACACTGGAGCTCAGCCTTGGGACACTGAAATGCTCAATAGGCAGATTTTTTAAtaacaacataacataacatttgtGAGTTGCAAACTCGATCGTGTTTTTAGGATAAACTAGCAAGACAAACAGATCTATATGCCTTCTTTCCACTCAGTAATGAGCACATGCTGTCAGGTCAGTGTgttactttagtaaaagcagCATTACAGCAGTGTAGAAGTGAATACTTCCAAAAAACGATATAGCCCAAGTATAACCAGGTGTACTACACATGTATAGGAAAGTTGAAGAATGCAGAGAAGAGGCTCAGTGTCTCCTAAACGGGTCCtgtgttaataataatcatgCATTAATGTGAAATCCTGATTTGGTTCTGGTTGAGTTGGAGTTGATtttaacattatatatataaagactGGATCAGCTGTATCTAGTTGTATTTGGTGCAAATATATACTTATTTGGTGCAAATATATACTTATTTGTATAGTTGGTTATAGCTACCATCATAATCTAACACTGTATGAAGCATTTATTGTTTATCATCACCATGTCTTGTAGTTTTGTGTCATTATTCAAACATGCATTATACAAGTATACTGTTAGAACTCATGCAACATTTACATGTGATTTCTACAGTGATGTGCAAAAAATCCAAAATGCAAAGATGACATTTGTACTTTTAGATCTTACTACATCACTATTGATGTAATCATCTTACAGACTTTGACTCATCACACataacacaaaatgaaatgtagtaaGCTATATCAAATGCAGCACTAGCACCAGGGTTGGTTTCTTAGTCCtcataaaggaaaaaaagacttaaTTTTCCGCCATTTCAGCTTTTGAAATGTGACCATTTCATGGACTTTTACCGTTTTTGGTCAATTGATTAGAATTAGAAAGGAATGAAGAACAATTCATCAAAAGCAATCATTGAGTTTCATCACTGTCACCCTTAACCCTTTAAGTCATTCATACAGTTGATCCTTTTAAACTATTCTTTGAGACATTCTTCCATGGCTATAGTCCTTATGGAGTCCAGCTTCAGTTTATTGTATTGTACGTTgctcagagagacacagcatGACAATAGCCCTTTCTCATTTATCAGTTTtcccctcctcgactcctcgcCCCCACAGGAGATGCGAGagaggagtcgaggaggggaACCGAGGAGAGAGGTGTGGAAACAACAGGCGTTTAGATAAATGAAAAATCCTCTCTTCTGAGCGTCATTCTGAAGCGACGTCCATTAATGATGACAGGAGGCACAGCAGCACTGTGTTCAtgacaatttaaatatttacttttaattcattCTCAATGAGGTATAAGGAGACAATAACAGGCTACAGATGCAGACAGCTGGCGGGATGATGTGACTGAGGGggaaatatttttcataaaatgaACAGATTTAACCAGAGTGAATACTTTCTCAAATTTAAAACTTAAGGATACATTTATGAAGACATATCTGATCCTAAAATGTAcctttccatttccactgggtGACTCATTTCAATTGGTGTTGATAAAAGGCCATCACAGAAAGTCACTCCAAAGATAACATGACATTCTGATGTATGATTTCCAAATTAAAAGACCATTGCCATCTCATACATGagctaaacaaaaacaaagttgcTCCATTTCACTCCAGGGTGGTAGCAGGCAACCCTAACCACTCAGATAATATCAGGACATTCCgatgtacagtttcaaaataaaatacatctcaTATATGAGCTATCGTCCCTCTGTTTGCTGTTCTCCCTGTAAAGATTGCATCACGATTAAAGCAGttgtattaaaaacacaagtagcCTAATAACAATCGGAGAAGGGCAGAACGTTTGATGCGCATTTGATCCTCTTAAATAACTtgtaatcacaacagagctgtcaTTGGTTCAGATATGTCCAGCGTGCGTAACGCCTCTTTTAAACATCACTATTGCCGGAAATACAATCCCGGGAGGATACATCGTGTATCCTCGGTTATAGCCTTTTAGCTTATCCAGAGAGCCTCCTCGATGCTCGATCGAGGAGTCGAGGAGGCGAAaattgagaaatgagaaagggatCTCGTGTCTTTTTGAATGTTACACATGATTGCATTTTGGAAATTATTTATACTACAAATAAGTTAAAGAGCAGTCCCAACAGCTGGATGCATTAactatttgttttgcattgaCCTATAAGTGCTATTGTTGGAATTATTGAGGAAATAGCAAGAGCCAAGTGTTGCAAACTCGTATCAATCAAAACTAACATATCTCCCACTTACTGTTTACactatgtcttttttttgtttcggCAGGTGGCTGGTTCTGGCCATTGCAATGATGCGCTTCTACATCCAGAAAGGCACACACAAGGGTCTGTACAGAAGTATAGCAAGGACCCTCAAGTTTTTCCAGACCTTCGCACTAGTTGAGGTAAGAGTTTTAGAGGAATATGTGCCCAGTCGTACCAAGACCTGATGAAATACTGCCTTACAGTTTGAGAAATGacaatgctttttaaaaagatgatagAAATGAATTGAATATTATGTATCTTGTCTTACAGGTGGGACATTGTGCTATTGGTATGTGAAGATTTTGTTTATGTcttattggtttaaaaaaatcacaattacCTACCGACACCTTCTGCAGCTTCttttaactgttgtttttgtgtcttttttcctgCTTTCCTGCAGGAATTATAAGGACTTCTGTAATTGTAACTGGGGTGCAAGTGTGTTCACGAATATTCATGGTCTGGTTCATCACCAACAGCATCAGACAGGTGAATATCATGCCACAATACAGAAACATCACACAACACATCTGAAAACTTGAAGAACCCCCTGTGCTTTAATGTACATATATCCCATacatttgcactttattttaaacaagttaCTTTCTCCTTCCtgtgtatatttgaaatgttttcctgaCGTAAATGGAGATCCAGAAT from Eleginops maclovinus isolate JMC-PN-2008 ecotype Puerto Natales chromosome 21, JC_Emac_rtc_rv5, whole genome shotgun sequence carries:
- the LOC134883975 gene encoding LOW QUALITY PROTEIN: transmembrane protein 236-like (The sequence of the model RefSeq protein was modified relative to this genomic sequence to represent the inferred CDS: deleted 1 base in 1 codon) — protein: MGSGRTLKFALCEVLQFAGLCVPLFIVMQRFAVIVAKVKTSAQPPRDGSTAYWLIVASSIAYVTSTALLVWVPMKYMVFVKKKFLIGRKKWRPVALVYVILSTLPCFAFLIASSEVQINNNMKYDTFTELPVSLVLFSLICIDVVERIRHCRLTGHANDMERDADIPSTVLTHVEQVTPVSPITPAGPGPAVPGQAGQNPGQNPGQNPMQNPMQNLMQNPMQPGSGQRNDRNQNGAGTRSEANGTVPGIQGHPGRPFSISGLSSRSASTTAYHISPYEYTGPLRFLCASDARADVFVDSFMFWMDTVEMVRVAGHPLVYYSGWVFPIYIFSYLSCLRVVVMPHSPLLSSLGVALQDFPFFFVRVGLIAFFGFVTPILYLMKNLLVCLAFVYFNFMTKLRVFNTERMFF